Within the uncultured Draconibacterium sp. genome, the region AAATATATTACAACCATAAACTCTTCCAGAAACCATAATTGAGATTATCCAAGGCTATTTTGAAAAAGATATTAACCAATAAGTATAAAACGAATGAAAGCATTATTATGTATTTTAACTTTATCGCTGTTTGTGGAAATATCAGTTCAAGCGCAAGACTGGCCGGATCTTGGCCGTTTTAAAGATGCAAACGAAAAGCTGATAAGTAAAGAACATGATCCCGAACGGGTCGTTTTTATGGGGAATTCCATAACTGAAAACTGGGGGAAAGCTGATCCTGATTATTTCTCCGGGCACTTCGTAAATCGTGGTATTAGTGGCCAGGTAACTCCTCAAATGCTAATCCGGTTTCGATCTGATGTGGTCGATCTCAAACCAGCGATAGTAGTTATTTTGGCCGGAACAAATGATATTGCTGGAAACAAAGGGCCATCAACACTTAAAATGATAATGGATAACCTGAAATCGATGACCGAAATTGCACAAAGCAACGGCATTAAAGTTCTGCTTTGTTCTGTTTTGCCCGCATACGATTACCCATGGAGATCGGGCAAAGAACCAAACGTAAAAATTCCGGCATTAAATAAAATGATAAAGGAATATGCCGAAGAGGCAAATGTTACTTATGTCGATTGTTTTACTCCAATGGTAAATGGCAAAAATGGCATGAAAAAAGAGCTTACAAAAGACGGAGTTCATCCAACTACTGCTGGTTATGAGGTGATGCAACCAATTATTGAGAACGCAATTAAAGAAACATTATCGGAATAGAAATTAGATAGATAAGTTCTGTTTAATTATTAAAAGTAAACAATATACAGATGAAAAAAACAGTAATTATTTTTATTGCTTTATTATTAGTTAGCAATGTATTATTAGCCCAGGAACGGCCGGATCCTCAGCCGGCACCCGAGACAAAAGAACTGTTTGATATTGCAATGGCAGGATACACTTTTGTACATTTCGATATTGATAAAACCATAGCCACAATGAATCGTACAGATGTACATAACCTATGTATCAAAGATTTTCATTTGCCGCTAAACAGCACTCAAACAGAAATAAATTCTTTTGTAAAAAAGCTAAAAGACAATGGAATTAATGGTTACGCCGTTGGTCCAATTTATATGAAGTCGGAAAAAGAAATAGATCAGGCTTTTGAATATGCCCGAAGAGTGGGGGTGAAACTTATTGTTGCGGTACCCGAATACGATTTGTTACCATACGTAGATAAGAAAGTAAAAGAGTATGGTTTCAATATTGCAATTCATTTACATGGGCCTGACATTAACAAATATCCCGATGCAAAAGATGTGTGGGAACATGTAAAAGATTTGGATCCAAGAATAGGAATGTGTCTGGATATTGGTCATGATACACGTAACGGAAACGATGTGGTTAAGGATATTAAAAAATACCATTCACGAGTTTTCGATATTCATTTAAAAGATGTTACCGGAAATACAGGTGCTGGCTATTCTGTTGAGGTTGGCCGTGGAATTATTGATATTCCCGGAGTAGTAAAAACGCTTCGGAAAGTAAAATATACCGGAATGGTAAGTTTGGAGCACGAACGTAACATGGACAACCCTTTTATGGGAATTGCAGAGTCAATTGGTTATATTCGCGGTGTAATTGCGGCTACGCAAAATTAAAATTGGCAGCCTCTTTTGCGAACTTAAAATTGAAAACCAATGATACCTAATTTTAAAAAAGCATTGCTTATTAGCATTGCGGTTCTTCTATTTTCGTGTGCCCAAAAGGAAAATGCGAACAAAATGAAACAACCTGTGGATTTTGTAAATCCATACATGGGAAATATAAGCCACCTTTTAGTTCCAACTTATCCAACCATTCATTTACCCAACAGTATGTTGCGTGTTTATCCCGAGCGTGGCGATTATACTGGTGTTGAACTACATGCTTTACCTTTGGTAGTAACCAGTCATCGTGGAAGTTCTGCCTTTCGCTTAAGCCCGTTTCAGGGGAGCGAGAATCAGATAAGACCTGTCGTTAATTACAGTTTCGATCAGGAACAAATAACACCTTATTCGTATGCCGTTTATTTAGATGAACAGCAAATTCTGGTAAATTTTGGAGTGTCGCATCAATCGGCAGCCTACGAAATTGAGTTTGAAAAGAATGCTCCTTCATATTTAATTTTAACATCGGGAAATGGAGCATTAAGCTGGGATGGCAAAGCACTAAGTGGATACCAATGGATTGCCAACCATACCAAAGTGTATATCTATTTGGTTCCTGATAAAACGCCGGAAGTACTGGCGCAATTAAAAGGAGGTGAACTAATAGAAGCCCAAAATGCCGAAGGAAGAAATGCCTGTATGGTGCTAAAATATCCTCAGGGAACAAAAGTGCTAAATGTTGATTACGGAATTTCGTTTATTGATGTAAAACAAGCAAAAGCAAATATGTACCGCGAAGTTGCATTGAAAAGCATTGATGAAATTCAGGCAAAAGGCCGTGCTATTTGGAACAATGCACTCGGAAAAATTGAGATTGAAGGAGGAACTCCTGACGAACAAGCTGTCTTTTATACTTCGCTGTACCGCTGTTATGAGCGCCCGGTTTGTATTTCAGAAGATGGAAGATATTACAGTGCATTCGATAAAAAGGTACATAATGATAATGGACGTCCGTTTTACACCGACGACTGGATTTGGGATTCTTATCGGGCGCATCACCCCTTGCGGGTTTTACTGGATAAAAAGAAGGAAGAAGATATTCTTAATTCATTTGTCAGAATGTCAGAACAAATGGATAATTTCTGGTGGCCAACTTTCCCTGAAATTACCGGCGATAGTCGCCGGATGAATTCAAACCACGGCGTAGCAACAGTTATCGATGGTTACCGAAAGGGAGTGCGAAATTTCGATCTTGAAAAAGCATATGAAGCATGTAAAGGTGCAATTACCGAAAAAACATTGGCTCCCTGGTCGGGGGAACCTGCCGGCGAGTTAGATGAGTTTTACAAAAAGCACGGCTATATTCCGGCTATACAGCATGGCGAAAAAGAGACTATTCCAGAGGTTAATTCCGGCGAAAAACGCCAGCCGGTTGCAGTAACACTGGGTACTTCCTATGATGAATGGTGTTTATCGGAAATTGCCGGCGAGTTGGGTAAAGAACAAGATGCGGTTTTTTTCAAAAAAGCGTCGTACAATTACCGAAATCTGTTTAACGGAAAAACCCGTTTTTTTCATCCAAAAGATAAAAACGGGAAATTTATTGAACCGTTTGATTATAAGTTCTCTGGCGGGATGGGGGCACGAGATTATTACGGAGAGAATAATGGATGGACCTACCGTTGGGATGTTCAACACAATATTCCTGATTTAATCGATTTGATGGGTGATGAAGAGCAATTTGTGAAAGAGCTTGACCGTACATTTAAAGAGTCGCTTGGACGCAGTAAATTTGGTTTTTATGCTCAGTTACCCGATCAAACCGGTAATGTAGGGCAATTTACAATGGCTAATGAGCCTTCGTTACATATTCCGTATTTATACAATTACGCAGGGCAACCCTGGAAAACCCAGAAACTTATCAGGAAACTTATTAAAGAGTGGTTCCGAAACGATTTAATGGGTGTTCCCGGCGATGAAGACGGAGGAGGAATGTCGGCTTTTGTCGTTTTTTCGGCAATGGGATTTTATCCGGTAACTCCCGGTATTCCTGAGTACTCAATTGGTAGCCCCATGTTTAAACATGTATCGGTTAATCTGGAGAATGGGAGAACGTTTGAGATTGAAGCTCATAATGCTTCTGACGAAAACAAATATATTCAGTCGGCAACATTAAATGGCGAAAAATTGAGCACTCCATGGATTTCGCACGAAGCTATTGAAAATGGCGGAAAACTGATTTTTGAAATGGGGCCAAAAGCAAACAGAGCCTGGGGCGTTGAATAAAATTTTTTGATTATTAATGATGAAGTTTGATATGAAACGAATTGCGTTTTGGCAATTAATTGCTGCCGGATTTTTTATGCTGGTTTCTTGTTCTATAGAAACCACAAATAAAGGAGAGGAAAAAACTGATACCGGGAACAAGGTGAAAGCTGTAAATGTATTTCTTGGTACTTCAGGCGATCATGGACAGATGTCGCCATCAGCGTCGTATCCGTTTAGCATGTTAAGTATTGGGCCGGTTACCACGCCGCATACGCATACCGGTTACGAGTATTATGCAAAAAATTATAACGGATTTGTGCATACACATCTCGAAGGTGTTGGTTGTACGGGGTCGGGAGGAAATATTCTTATTAAACCAATTTTAAGTGGTAATGAGCAAACTGAGCTGATTAAGGAAAACCAACAGGCGGAACCCGGTTACTACAAAGTTAACTTTACAAACGGGATTAATGCCGAAATGAGTGTTTTGCATAATTTTGGTATTCACAGGTATCATTTTCC harbors:
- a CDS encoding GH92 family glycosyl hydrolase codes for the protein MIPNFKKALLISIAVLLFSCAQKENANKMKQPVDFVNPYMGNISHLLVPTYPTIHLPNSMLRVYPERGDYTGVELHALPLVVTSHRGSSAFRLSPFQGSENQIRPVVNYSFDQEQITPYSYAVYLDEQQILVNFGVSHQSAAYEIEFEKNAPSYLILTSGNGALSWDGKALSGYQWIANHTKVYIYLVPDKTPEVLAQLKGGELIEAQNAEGRNACMVLKYPQGTKVLNVDYGISFIDVKQAKANMYREVALKSIDEIQAKGRAIWNNALGKIEIEGGTPDEQAVFYTSLYRCYERPVCISEDGRYYSAFDKKVHNDNGRPFYTDDWIWDSYRAHHPLRVLLDKKKEEDILNSFVRMSEQMDNFWWPTFPEITGDSRRMNSNHGVATVIDGYRKGVRNFDLEKAYEACKGAITEKTLAPWSGEPAGELDEFYKKHGYIPAIQHGEKETIPEVNSGEKRQPVAVTLGTSYDEWCLSEIAGELGKEQDAVFFKKASYNYRNLFNGKTRFFHPKDKNGKFIEPFDYKFSGGMGARDYYGENNGWTYRWDVQHNIPDLIDLMGDEEQFVKELDRTFKESLGRSKFGFYAQLPDQTGNVGQFTMANEPSLHIPYLYNYAGQPWKTQKLIRKLIKEWFRNDLMGVPGDEDGGGMSAFVVFSAMGFYPVTPGIPEYSIGSPMFKHVSVNLENGRTFEIEAHNASDENKYIQSATLNGEKLSTPWISHEAIENGGKLIFEMGPKANRAWGVE
- a CDS encoding SGNH/GDSL hydrolase family protein, whose translation is MKALLCILTLSLFVEISVQAQDWPDLGRFKDANEKLISKEHDPERVVFMGNSITENWGKADPDYFSGHFVNRGISGQVTPQMLIRFRSDVVDLKPAIVVILAGTNDIAGNKGPSTLKMIMDNLKSMTEIAQSNGIKVLLCSVLPAYDYPWRSGKEPNVKIPALNKMIKEYAEEANVTYVDCFTPMVNGKNGMKKELTKDGVHPTTAGYEVMQPIIENAIKETLSE
- a CDS encoding sugar phosphate isomerase/epimerase family protein, which produces MKKTVIIFIALLLVSNVLLAQERPDPQPAPETKELFDIAMAGYTFVHFDIDKTIATMNRTDVHNLCIKDFHLPLNSTQTEINSFVKKLKDNGINGYAVGPIYMKSEKEIDQAFEYARRVGVKLIVAVPEYDLLPYVDKKVKEYGFNIAIHLHGPDINKYPDAKDVWEHVKDLDPRIGMCLDIGHDTRNGNDVVKDIKKYHSRVFDIHLKDVTGNTGAGYSVEVGRGIIDIPGVVKTLRKVKYTGMVSLEHERNMDNPFMGIAESIGYIRGVIAATQN